The Desulfoscipio gibsoniae DSM 7213 genome contains a region encoding:
- a CDS encoding sodium ion-translocating decarboxylase subunit beta: MLDISWLNIFQGLATLVASDSTVAVARVVLILLGMGLVYLGAKNILDPLLMIPMGFGMASVNAAVLFLSAQKQGTIFVDPMISDAAELMTILQVDFLQPIYTLTFSNGLIACFIFMGIGAMTEIGYVLARPFSSMVIALCAELGTIATFPIAVAMGLSYSEAASIAMVGSADGPMVLYTSLMLAKDLFVPITIVAYLYLSLTYGGYPYLIKIMIPKRLRGIKMDLSNIPTVTPGEKIAFSIITCTVLSLLFPVAAPLFMSFFLGVTVREANLKHYVSFLEGPLLYGSTFFMGILLGVLCEANTIMNPKVLILLVLGILALLLSGIGGIIGGYLMYFISKGKFNPVIGIAGVSCIPTTGKVAQKAATEANPQSLILPYTIGANISGVITSAILTGVYVTLIPVL; this comes from the coding sequence ATGTTGGATATTAGTTGGTTAAATATATTTCAAGGCCTGGCCACGTTAGTTGCATCCGATTCAACTGTGGCTGTTGCCAGGGTTGTATTGATATTACTGGGCATGGGCCTGGTGTACCTGGGGGCTAAAAATATTTTGGATCCCTTATTAATGATTCCGATGGGTTTTGGCATGGCTTCGGTCAATGCAGCTGTGTTGTTTCTATCGGCTCAAAAGCAGGGCACTATTTTCGTGGACCCTATGATCAGTGATGCAGCTGAGTTGATGACTATTTTGCAGGTGGATTTTTTACAGCCTATCTATACCTTAACTTTTAGCAATGGACTAATTGCCTGTTTTATATTTATGGGTATCGGCGCGATGACCGAAATAGGCTATGTGCTGGCCAGGCCGTTCAGCAGTATGGTTATTGCCCTTTGCGCCGAATTGGGCACAATAGCTACTTTCCCGATAGCCGTGGCGATGGGACTAAGTTACAGCGAGGCGGCCTCCATAGCCATGGTAGGTTCGGCGGACGGGCCGATGGTGCTGTATACGTCACTGATGCTGGCCAAGGATTTGTTTGTACCCATCACTATAGTGGCCTATCTTTATTTAAGCTTGACCTACGGAGGTTACCCGTACTTGATCAAAATAATGATCCCCAAGCGGTTGCGTGGTATCAAGATGGACTTAAGTAATATACCCACCGTTACACCAGGGGAAAAAATAGCCTTTTCCATTATTACTTGTACCGTGTTGAGTTTGTTGTTTCCGGTGGCGGCCCCGCTGTTCATGTCCTTTTTCCTGGGAGTGACTGTCAGGGAAGCTAACCTCAAGCATTATGTATCCTTTCTCGAAGGGCCGCTTCTTTATGGCTCAACGTTTTTTATGGGTATCTTGCTGGGCGTGCTGTGTGAGGCCAATACCATTATGAATCCTAAAGTATTGATACTACTGGTGCTGGGTATACTGGCGCTGTTGCTTTCCGGCATTGGGGGCATTATCGGCGGTTATCTGATGTATTTTATCAGCAAAGGCAAATTCAACCCGGTGATTGGCATTGCTGGAGTATCCTGCATTCCTACTACGGGGAAGGTGGCCCAAAAGGCAGCCACTGAAGCCAATCCCCAATCCCTGATACTTCCCTATACTATCGGTGCCAATATCAGCGGGGTGATCACCTCAGCGATTCTCACCGGTGTGTATGTAACTTTAATACCGGTACTCTAG
- a CDS encoding mechanosensitive ion channel family protein — protein MESIWEWYEIWQNYRYHNEVNFLIFIPLFFLLRSWLIKKLNAAFNTRIENNDLAPFIQSLINWGTFYAIVVYAIIYFKDTFWLGETWFRIGNTPVTTMTFIIPVIIISLSIKFSNFISRFLLHRVYSRYEMDQGMQYTFSRLLHYIIIVVSVLVALPAIGFDLSVLTVFAGVAGIGIGFGMQNIASNFISGLILLFERPIKVGDRIKIGDIHCDVQHINIRSTVVRTRNNEHIIIPNSQFIENQIINWSYGDPIVRQTILIGVAYGSNVRLLEKLLLQAVHEHQDVLDDPPPRVDFLNFGESSLDFRLLYWISDPVLRKRIKSALNYRINDLLQEHGLEIPFPQRDLHLRSVDTALLKNMQWEMEVSNEGNGDEQNKGSN, from the coding sequence ATGGAAAGCATTTGGGAATGGTACGAGATTTGGCAAAATTACCGTTACCATAATGAAGTAAACTTTCTAATATTTATACCGCTGTTTTTTTTGTTACGCTCCTGGCTGATTAAAAAGTTAAATGCAGCGTTCAATACCAGAATCGAAAACAACGACCTGGCTCCCTTTATCCAATCACTGATTAACTGGGGTACATTCTATGCCATAGTTGTTTATGCCATTATTTATTTCAAAGATACCTTTTGGCTGGGGGAAACCTGGTTTAGAATCGGCAATACACCGGTTACCACAATGACATTTATCATACCCGTTATTATCATCAGTTTGAGCATAAAGTTTTCCAATTTTATTTCCCGGTTCTTATTGCACCGGGTATACAGCCGCTATGAAATGGACCAGGGCATGCAGTATACCTTTAGCCGGCTGCTGCACTACATCATTATCGTTGTTTCCGTGCTGGTAGCTTTGCCCGCTATTGGCTTTGACTTAAGTGTCCTCACTGTCTTCGCCGGTGTAGCCGGTATCGGTATAGGTTTCGGCATGCAAAATATTGCCTCCAACTTTATATCCGGCTTGATCTTATTATTTGAACGCCCCATCAAAGTAGGAGATAGAATAAAAATCGGCGATATTCACTGCGACGTGCAGCATATTAATATTCGCTCCACAGTGGTGCGCACCAGGAATAATGAACATATTATCATACCCAACAGCCAGTTCATCGAGAATCAAATCATCAACTGGTCTTACGGTGACCCTATTGTGCGGCAAACGATCCTAATTGGCGTAGCTTACGGCTCGAACGTGCGCCTTTTGGAAAAACTGCTTCTGCAGGCGGTCCATGAGCACCAAGATGTACTGGACGACCCGCCGCCTCGGGTGGATTTTCTCAATTTCGGTGAGTCCTCCCTGGATTTTAGATTGTTATACTGGATATCCGATCCCGTGCTGCGTAAACGAATAAAAAGCGCGCTGAACTACCGTATCAACGACCTGCTGCAGGAGCACGGTTTAGAAATACCTTTCCCGCAGCGCGACCTGCACCTGCGCAGCGTTGATACCGCCCTGCTGAAGAATATGCAATGGGAAATGGAAGTAAGTAATGAAGGAAATGGTGACGAACAAAACAAAGGAAGCAATTAA
- a CDS encoding ferritin family protein: MTGQLLTELDVYRIAITNEMRGASFYSSMAANSTDDKTKAIFHKLAEEEKEHHKAFQAILQKAEEITAEPLNKQTASYLKTLSENSVFPVEMNDLVARITPNQALAMGIQAEKDSILLYQELYIHTSSADVKDMLSKLLQEEKLHLVELREQYEELQS, from the coding sequence ATGACCGGTCAATTGCTTACCGAACTGGATGTTTATAGAATCGCCATTACTAACGAAATGCGCGGTGCCTCTTTTTACTCTTCTATGGCTGCTAATAGCACTGACGATAAAACAAAGGCTATTTTTCATAAACTGGCTGAAGAAGAAAAAGAACACCATAAAGCATTTCAAGCTATACTGCAAAAGGCCGAAGAAATAACAGCAGAGCCCCTTAATAAACAAACCGCTTCCTATCTAAAAACTCTTTCGGAAAACAGTGTCTTCCCTGTGGAAATGAACGACCTGGTGGCCCGGATCACCCCGAACCAGGCCCTGGCCATGGGCATCCAGGCTGAAAAGGACTCTATTTTGCTTTACCAGGAATTATATATCCACACCAGCAGCGCGGATGTTAAAGACATGCTGAGCAAATTATTGCAGGAGGAAAAATTACACCTGGTGGAATTAAGGGAGCAGTACGAAGAGTTACAGAGCTAA
- a CDS encoding DNA-methyltransferase, which translates to MKVIKSGELGKTFEIRESSILLGDAKEALMVIPDKTVQCTVCSPPYWGLRDYGIENQIGAENKLDNYINNLVEIFREVRRVLKDDGTLWLNIGDSYTSGNRKYRAPDRKTDTKTNVRAMSYRPETPEGLKPKDLIGVPWRVAFALQANGWFLRSDIIWNKPNCMPESVKDRPTKCHEYLFLLSKSKHYYYDYQSIKEPGDTGHLRNKRTVWNVNTQAFKEAHFATFPPELIMPCIQAGSKVNDFVLDPFFGSGTVGVVCNELNRRFIGIEINPEYIEMASERIISAKYDKEERRRCNEL; encoded by the coding sequence ATGAAAGTTATTAAATCAGGCGAGTTAGGAAAAACATTTGAGATTAGAGAATCCAGCATCCTTTTAGGAGATGCCAAAGAAGCATTAATGGTAATTCCTGACAAAACAGTTCAATGTACTGTATGCTCACCTCCTTATTGGGGACTCCGGGATTATGGAATTGAAAATCAAATTGGAGCTGAAAATAAACTTGATAATTACATAAATAATTTAGTTGAAATATTTAGAGAGGTCAGACGGGTTTTAAAAGACGACGGTACCCTTTGGTTAAATATAGGGGATTCCTACACAAGCGGTAATCGAAAATATCGTGCCCCTGACCGAAAGACTGACACTAAAACTAATGTTAGGGCTATGAGCTATCGTCCCGAAACTCCAGAGGGGTTAAAACCCAAAGACCTTATTGGAGTTCCTTGGCGGGTTGCCTTTGCACTTCAAGCTAATGGATGGTTTCTAAGATCAGATATCATTTGGAATAAACCAAACTGTATGCCTGAGAGTGTTAAGGATCGTCCGACAAAATGTCACGAATATTTATTTCTTCTAAGCAAATCGAAACATTATTATTATGATTATCAATCAATTAAAGAACCAGGTGACACCGGCCATTTAAGAAATAAAAGAACCGTCTGGAATGTTAATACACAGGCTTTTAAGGAGGCCCACTTTGCGACATTTCCTCCGGAGTTAATAATGCCCTGTATTCAAGCTGGCAGTAAGGTAAATGATTTTGTCCTGGATCCCTTCTTTGGCTCAGGAACAGTAGGGGTAGTGTGCAACGAATTAAACCGTAGATTTATAGGAATTGAAATTAATCCTGAATATATCGAGATGGCCAGTGAAAGGATTATATCTGCCAAATACGATAAGGAAGAAAGAAGAAGATGCAATGAGCTTTAA
- a CDS encoding BON domain-containing protein, producing MSDKPKDKDKALQHKVQQMLDSDKDLQGYALKANVIDGEVQVSGVVDALAEQNRLRERLAKMPGVKRVELGLAVSTDGAIDDSKVTAEVMEELEANPGVDLRHVGAKSVDGTVFLMGRVDTPEEEQEAIASASKARGVTRVVSQLKNRPGDRYDEESLEEIFHHQVNNDEEDGGVRIF from the coding sequence ATGTCGGATAAACCTAAAGACAAAGATAAAGCGCTGCAGCATAAAGTTCAACAAATGCTTGATAGCGATAAAGATTTGCAGGGTTATGCTCTAAAAGCAAATGTCATAGACGGTGAGGTGCAGGTTAGCGGCGTGGTGGATGCACTGGCCGAGCAAAACAGGCTAAGGGAAAGACTGGCTAAAATGCCCGGGGTTAAAAGGGTGGAACTGGGGCTGGCGGTAAGCACGGACGGAGCCATTGACGACAGTAAAGTGACCGCGGAGGTCATGGAGGAGCTGGAAGCCAACCCCGGAGTGGACCTGCGCCATGTAGGGGCCAAATCGGTTGACGGCACGGTATTCCTGATGGGCCGGGTAGATACCCCGGAGGAAGAACAAGAGGCTATAGCCAGCGCGTCCAAGGCCCGGGGAGTAACCAGGGTGGTCAGCCAGCTGAAAAATAGACCCGGTGATAGGTATGACGAAGAAAGCCTGGAGGAAATTTTTCATCACCAGGTGAACAATGATGAGGAAGACGGTGGGGTTAGAATTTTTTAG
- a CDS encoding sigma 54-interacting transcriptional regulator, with amino-acid sequence MLVKDIMIPTTISLRPDQPVLEAWQLIRRHKVAGLPVLNLDGEIIGLVTRDDIIEWGPEVFVETSSVATIMQSPVHTMREDDSPADAWALPSQVFPVVNQDNRLSGLLEKSRVGSELLNKASWILLQVDTILDSVDNGIIAINTEGIIRLYNHAAEKITWRSKSYATGRHLSEVIIPQGLLDVLKDGRSRKEFKLSITYTEGNRTYLTNHSPIFENGQIVGAVAIFQDISELEFISEELDSVKQLNKKLELIIESSYDGIIITDARGLIIRANQAHQRITGIPSAQIQGQNMDYLLEKEVYAQSIVKAVLHAGKPVTVVERDHFLVTGSPVRDQDGNIERIVVNIRDLTELNELREQLKQTRELSERYQDELNQLRGRLLNQEGLIFNSPKMRELLQTAIRLAAVDTTVLILGESGAGKEVFAKTIHNNSKRKNGPFITVNCGAIPENLLESEMFGYERGAFTGANREGKAGMFELANNGTLFLDEIGDLPVGFQVKLLRVIQEREVLRVGGSKPRPVNVRILAATNRNLEAMVKEGQFREDLYFRINVVPLYICSLRERKEDIIPLAYAFKHKYEEKYGIRKKINPRVFDTFLNYHWPGNVRELDNMMERLMVTTAEDEISVSHLPAHVFENLEHQQPEVYVKGIMPLKNAVMEVERQLISTAIKECGSANKAAHALKVDQSTIVRKISRLKSYGLAI; translated from the coding sequence ATGCTAGTCAAAGATATAATGATCCCAACTACCATCAGTCTGCGTCCCGATCAGCCGGTTTTAGAAGCCTGGCAATTGATCCGGCGGCATAAGGTTGCCGGCCTGCCGGTGCTGAACCTGGACGGAGAAATTATTGGCCTGGTAACCAGGGACGATATCATTGAATGGGGACCGGAGGTATTTGTGGAGACCTCCTCTGTGGCCACCATAATGCAAAGCCCGGTACACACCATGAGGGAAGATGATTCCCCGGCGGATGCCTGGGCACTGCCAAGTCAGGTTTTCCCGGTAGTCAATCAAGATAACCGCCTCAGCGGCTTACTGGAAAAAAGCAGAGTGGGCAGTGAACTTTTAAATAAGGCCAGCTGGATACTGCTGCAGGTGGATACAATTTTGGATTCGGTGGACAATGGTATCATCGCCATCAATACTGAGGGCATAATCCGCCTGTATAACCATGCGGCGGAAAAAATAACCTGGCGATCCAAAAGCTATGCTACGGGACGCCATCTTTCCGAGGTTATTATCCCCCAGGGACTGCTGGATGTGTTAAAGGACGGCAGGAGCCGCAAAGAGTTTAAATTGTCGATAACTTATACCGAAGGCAACCGCACTTACCTGACCAACCATAGCCCCATCTTTGAAAACGGGCAAATTGTGGGCGCTGTGGCAATATTCCAGGATATTTCTGAACTGGAGTTTATCTCGGAAGAACTGGATTCAGTTAAACAATTAAACAAAAAGTTAGAACTTATCATTGAGTCATCCTACGATGGTATCATCATTACCGATGCCCGGGGCCTGATTATCAGGGCCAACCAGGCTCACCAGCGTATCACCGGCATACCCTCCGCCCAAATTCAAGGTCAGAACATGGACTACCTGCTTGAAAAAGAGGTTTATGCCCAATCCATTGTCAAAGCTGTGCTGCATGCCGGCAAACCCGTTACCGTGGTGGAAAGGGACCATTTTTTAGTAACAGGCAGTCCCGTGCGGGACCAGGACGGCAATATTGAGCGTATTGTAGTAAACATTCGTGATCTCACCGAGCTTAATGAACTGCGTGAGCAACTCAAGCAAACCAGGGAACTCAGCGAGCGCTACCAGGATGAGTTGAACCAGCTGCGAGGGCGGCTGCTGAACCAGGAGGGATTGATTTTCAACTCCCCCAAAATGCGGGAGCTGTTACAGACGGCCATACGCCTGGCCGCGGTAGATACTACGGTACTGATTTTGGGGGAATCCGGAGCGGGGAAGGAAGTTTTTGCCAAAACAATCCATAATAACAGCAAGCGCAAAAACGGGCCTTTTATTACCGTCAACTGCGGTGCTATACCCGAAAACCTGCTGGAATCGGAGATGTTCGGCTATGAGCGGGGTGCCTTTACCGGTGCCAACCGGGAGGGCAAAGCAGGCATGTTCGAATTGGCCAATAACGGCACACTGTTTTTGGACGAAATTGGTGATTTACCGGTGGGATTTCAAGTAAAGCTCCTCCGGGTCATCCAGGAAAGGGAAGTGCTCCGGGTGGGCGGCAGCAAACCCAGACCTGTCAATGTACGGATACTGGCGGCCACCAATCGCAATCTGGAGGCAATGGTTAAGGAAGGCCAGTTCAGAGAAGATTTATACTTCCGTATCAATGTGGTGCCCCTGTATATTTGCTCCCTGAGGGAGCGTAAGGAAGACATCATACCACTGGCCTACGCCTTTAAACATAAGTATGAAGAAAAGTACGGCATCCGTAAAAAAATAAACCCCCGGGTTTTTGACACTTTTTTAAACTATCACTGGCCCGGGAATGTGCGGGAATTGGATAATATGATGGAAAGGCTAATGGTCACCACCGCTGAAGATGAAATTTCCGTCAGCCACCTGCCGGCGCACGTTTTTGAAAACCTGGAGCACCAACAGCCCGAAGTTTATGTAAAGGGTATTATGCCGTTAAAAAACGCTGTTATGGAGGTGGAGCGGCAGCTGATCAGCACCGCCATCAAGGAATGCGGCAGCGCAAACAAGGCTGCTCACGCTCTAAAGGTAGATCAATCCACCATAGTGCGCAAAATTAGCCGTTTGAAATCCTATGGCCTGGCTATATAA
- the adhE gene encoding bifunctional acetaldehyde-CoA/alcohol dehydrogenase: protein MSEQNNGRQIEYIGDQQQLMVDKLVENAEQARHALMRLSQQQIDEIVRAMALAGLDQHMELAKLAVEETKKGVYEDKSIKNMFATESVYHSIKYKKTVGVIRVNEEEDLMEVAEPVGVIAAVIPVTNPTSTTMFKSLICIKTANPVIFSFHPGGQKCSAAAAKVMLDAAVAAGAPENCIGWIEESSLEATRYLMNHPGVQLILATGGAGLVQAAYSTGKPALGVGPGNVPCYIEKTAHIKRAVTDLILSKTFDNGLICASEQSVIIDREVFQEVTGLMKTYGCYFLNDQETAKLEAMAVKGEDCALNSAIVGQTAYDIAQMAGFEVPRAAKVLVAPQQGVGPGYPLSMEKLSPILACYQVDDYREGISRCEEIVGFGGLGHSAVLHTEDKDVVAEFSRRMRTGRIIINSPATHGAIGDLYNVNIPSLTLGCGSMGHNATTSNVSVDNLINIKRVTGRRNKLQWFKVPERIYFTSGSVQYLQKMQGIARVIIVTDPGIVKLGFVDKVVYHLNKRNNQVSVEIFSDVEPDPSVETVQKGVEIMKQFRPDTIIALGGGSPIDAAKAMWLFYEHPEVEFDFLRLKFLDIRKRTYKYPKLGRQAQFVAIPTTSGTGSEVSAFAVITHKGQDIKYPLADYELTPDVAIIDPDFVGTLPPAVIADTGLDVLTHALEAYVSVMASDYTDAMAMKATELVFKYLPASYGEKDNFTARSKMHNASCIAGMAFTNAFLGVCHSLAHKLGGEFHITHGRANAIMLPHVIRYNAGMPSKFTSFPQYEYFQAPEKYRQMAAFLGMPAGTVEEGVNSLIAGVERLRSGVGIPDTIAQCDIDAALFKQKVPELAEKAFVDQSTTANPRMPLIEELAEILLRAYDNPHA, encoded by the coding sequence GTGAGCGAGCAAAATAACGGTCGGCAGATTGAATATATCGGTGATCAACAACAGTTAATGGTGGATAAACTGGTGGAAAATGCTGAGCAGGCACGGCATGCTTTAATGCGCTTGTCTCAGCAGCAAATTGATGAAATAGTACGGGCCATGGCCCTGGCCGGTTTGGATCAGCATATGGAACTGGCCAAGCTGGCGGTTGAGGAAACCAAAAAGGGCGTCTACGAAGATAAATCTATAAAAAACATGTTTGCCACGGAATCCGTCTACCATAGCATCAAGTACAAAAAAACCGTAGGGGTAATCAGGGTTAACGAAGAAGAAGATTTAATGGAGGTGGCCGAGCCCGTGGGGGTGATTGCCGCCGTAATTCCCGTAACCAACCCCACTTCCACCACCATGTTCAAATCATTGATTTGTATTAAAACAGCCAACCCGGTAATCTTTAGTTTTCACCCCGGGGGGCAAAAATGCAGCGCGGCAGCCGCCAAGGTAATGCTTGACGCGGCGGTGGCGGCCGGGGCACCGGAAAACTGCATTGGCTGGATTGAGGAATCCTCCCTGGAGGCCACCCGCTACCTGATGAACCACCCCGGCGTGCAGTTGATTTTGGCCACCGGGGGTGCCGGGCTGGTGCAGGCTGCCTACAGTACAGGCAAGCCGGCCCTGGGGGTGGGGCCGGGCAATGTACCCTGTTATATTGAAAAAACAGCGCATATTAAGCGGGCGGTAACCGATCTGATTTTAAGCAAAACCTTCGATAATGGTCTGATTTGCGCCTCTGAACAGTCGGTGATTATCGACCGGGAGGTTTTTCAAGAAGTTACCGGGCTGATGAAAACCTACGGCTGTTATTTCCTGAATGATCAAGAGACGGCCAAGCTTGAAGCTATGGCGGTAAAGGGGGAGGACTGTGCCTTAAACTCCGCCATTGTGGGACAGACCGCCTATGATATCGCGCAAATGGCGGGATTTGAGGTGCCCCGGGCTGCCAAGGTGCTGGTGGCACCCCAGCAGGGGGTGGGGCCTGGATATCCCCTGTCCATGGAAAAGTTGAGCCCCATACTGGCCTGTTACCAGGTGGACGATTACAGGGAGGGCATCAGTCGCTGTGAAGAAATCGTGGGCTTTGGCGGCCTGGGACACTCGGCTGTGCTGCACACTGAGGATAAAGACGTGGTGGCCGAATTTTCCCGGCGCATGCGCACAGGGCGGATTATCATTAATTCCCCGGCCACTCATGGAGCCATCGGGGATTTGTACAATGTCAACATACCCTCCCTGACCCTGGGCTGTGGATCCATGGGCCATAACGCCACCACCTCCAATGTCAGCGTCGATAATTTAATTAATATTAAGCGGGTTACAGGGCGTCGAAATAAGCTGCAGTGGTTCAAAGTGCCGGAGCGTATTTATTTCACGTCAGGTTCGGTACAGTATTTGCAAAAAATGCAGGGTATAGCCAGGGTCATTATTGTCACCGACCCGGGTATAGTTAAGCTGGGTTTTGTTGATAAAGTGGTATACCATCTGAACAAACGTAATAACCAGGTCAGTGTGGAAATATTCTCGGACGTGGAGCCCGATCCGTCAGTGGAAACGGTACAAAAGGGTGTAGAGATAATGAAGCAATTCCGCCCGGATACCATTATTGCTCTGGGGGGCGGCTCGCCCATTGATGCTGCCAAGGCCATGTGGCTGTTTTACGAGCATCCCGAGGTGGAGTTTGACTTTCTGCGCTTGAAGTTCTTGGATATCCGCAAACGCACTTATAAATATCCCAAGCTGGGGCGGCAGGCCCAGTTTGTGGCCATACCCACCACCAGTGGCACGGGTTCCGAGGTTAGCGCTTTTGCTGTAATTACCCACAAGGGCCAGGATATCAAGTATCCCCTGGCGGATTATGAACTGACCCCGGATGTGGCCATAATTGACCCGGATTTTGTTGGTACGCTGCCCCCGGCGGTTATTGCGGACACCGGTTTGGATGTGCTGACCCATGCCCTGGAGGCCTATGTGTCGGTGATGGCCTCGGATTACACCGATGCCATGGCCATGAAGGCTACTGAGTTGGTGTTCAAGTATTTGCCCGCCAGTTACGGTGAAAAGGATAACTTCACAGCCCGGAGCAAAATGCATAATGCCTCTTGCATAGCGGGCATGGCTTTTACCAATGCCTTTTTGGGTGTCTGCCACAGCCTGGCTCACAAGCTGGGCGGCGAGTTTCATATTACCCACGGCCGGGCCAACGCTATTATGCTGCCCCACGTTATTAGATACAACGCCGGGATGCCCAGCAAGTTTACCTCTTTCCCACAATACGAGTATTTTCAGGCTCCGGAAAAATACCGGCAGATGGCTGCTTTTCTAGGTATGCCGGCGGGCACCGTTGAGGAGGGAGTTAACAGCCTCATTGCCGGTGTGGAAAGATTGCGGTCCGGGGTAGGCATACCGGATACCATTGCCCAGTGTGATATTGATGCTGCGCTGTTTAAGCAAAAGGTGCCCGAGTTGGCCGAAAAAGCATTTGTTGACCAGTCTACCACCGCTAACCCGCGCATGCCCCTGATAGAAGAATTGGCCGAAATATTGCTGCGCGCTTACGACAACCCGCACGCTTAA
- a CDS encoding CopZ family metallochaperone yields MNQTLKVEGMSCHHCQAAVEKAVKGIAGVENVQVDLAKKEVVVTGSVDREQITKAIKEAGYEVVG; encoded by the coding sequence ATGAACCAGACGCTTAAGGTGGAAGGAATGAGCTGCCATCACTGTCAGGCGGCGGTGGAAAAAGCAGTTAAAGGCATTGCTGGTGTAGAAAACGTGCAGGTTGATTTAGCTAAAAAAGAAGTTGTAGTAACCGGCTCTGTGGACCGTGAGCAAATAACCAAAGCTATTAAGGAAGCCGGTTATGAGGTAGTGGGCTAG
- a CDS encoding (Fe-S)-binding protein — MSTILAEKLDSNFLSEVISKARTTKDANDFYNCLACGMCSAGCPYNGVHENADPRKFIRMLVLGMKEEVFNSDFIWACTQCGRCTMDCPMGVEVLTLVRTVRGNFGLKAPGFLQDVVDAQIKTGNQMEVSTEDYLETLEWMEEELQEEVGDPNAKIPIDKEGADFLFLWDPREIKYYPNDVQSLAKIMWYVGANWTCSSKWWDATHYALFNGNDEESAIITQRYADEVKRLKVKELVITECGHATHANKWGPKVWLTKDNTYPVKSIVEKYVEWFEAGLLKVDPTKNTEPITLHDPCNSVRKQGLGDAMRYVLNKTVMDFREMNPHGIYNYCCGGGGGLLAMGKDIYPYRMAKGKLKADQIKATECKLVACPCHNCFDQLTDTIKYYELEGTRVIHLHHLISHALIMEEKP; from the coding sequence GTGAGCACAATCTTAGCTGAAAAGTTGGACTCCAACTTTTTAAGTGAGGTTATATCAAAGGCCCGCACAACTAAAGATGCTAATGATTTTTATAACTGCCTGGCTTGCGGTATGTGCAGCGCGGGATGCCCCTACAACGGTGTACATGAAAATGCTGATCCCAGGAAATTCATTCGTATGCTGGTGCTGGGCATGAAGGAAGAGGTTTTCAACTCCGACTTTATCTGGGCCTGCACCCAGTGCGGCCGCTGCACCATGGACTGCCCCATGGGCGTGGAAGTTCTGACCCTGGTGCGCACCGTTAGAGGAAACTTTGGTTTGAAGGCCCCCGGGTTCTTGCAGGATGTGGTGGATGCCCAGATCAAAACCGGTAACCAGATGGAAGTTTCCACAGAGGATTACCTGGAAACCCTGGAGTGGATGGAAGAGGAATTACAGGAAGAAGTCGGCGATCCCAACGCTAAAATCCCCATTGACAAAGAAGGGGCTGACTTTTTATTTCTCTGGGATCCCCGGGAAATTAAATATTACCCCAATGACGTACAAAGCTTAGCCAAGATAATGTGGTATGTTGGTGCCAACTGGACCTGCAGCAGCAAATGGTGGGATGCCACCCATTACGCTTTGTTTAACGGCAATGACGAAGAGTCGGCCATTATCACCCAGCGCTACGCCGATGAAGTTAAGCGCCTGAAAGTTAAAGAACTGGTGATCACCGAGTGCGGCCACGCCACCCACGCCAACAAATGGGGTCCCAAAGTATGGCTCACCAAAGACAATACATACCCCGTGAAGAGTATTGTTGAAAAATATGTGGAATGGTTTGAAGCCGGTCTGCTCAAAGTTGACCCCACCAAGAACACTGAACCCATCACTTTGCACGACCCCTGCAATTCAGTGCGCAAACAAGGTCTGGGAGATGCCATGCGGTATGTATTAAATAAAACCGTCATGGATTTCAGAGAAATGAATCCCCACGGCATCTACAATTATTGCTGCGGCGGCGGCGGTGGGCTGCTAGCCATGGGCAAAGATATCTACCCCTACCGGATGGCCAAAGGCAAACTCAAAGCAGACCAAATTAAAGCCACCGAATGCAAACTGGTGGCCTGCCCGTGTCACAACTGCTTTGACCAGTTAACTGATACCATTAAGTATTATGAATTGGAAGGTACCAGGGTCATCCACCTGCACCATCTGATCAGCCATGCTTTAATAATGGAAGAAAAACCCTAA